The sequence below is a genomic window from Dehalococcoidia bacterium.
TGAAAATAAGCAAAACCCAAGTGGCTCAGCCCGGACCGATTATTTTGAAGCTACTGGATAAAACAGGTCAAGAAAGAGCGACGACAACGGTGAGTGATCTGGCTGAATAAATAAAAGGAGGGCAGTTACTATGAAACTCAAATTGGTTGCGTCAATTCTATTGATGATATGCCTTCTATGTTCTTTGGCTTCACACGTTGCTAAGGCACAGAGTGGCTCTGAGAGTGCGCAGCAAGCGGCGATTGACTACGTTTTAAAAACCCATAAAATTCCCATTGAAAGGTTGACCACAATTGATCATCAGCTTTGTACGCTGGATATGGTGACCAAGGAACAGGTGCACACGGTCGTTGTGCTAGACACCCAAAAGTATGGGACGGCGTATAAGCTGGTGGTTGATTCATCGGGTAGGGTTATGGATTTCACGACTTACGATGCGGTGATAACCGAGCATTATCAAAAGAAATATGGCAAACTGTCTCCTGACCTTTATGACTTGCTGGCAGTTAAAAGTGATGATGATCTGGTCAAAGTAGGAATCTGGCTGAAAAGCGATGACAGGGCCATCGTAACTGCGGTGTCCGCAAAATATCCAGAGGCCAATCTATCTCATGGAAGGGCGACAACAGTAATTGACGCAAACCTATACAGGCAAATTGAAACAGAAATGTCTGAAGCCAGAAAGAAGGCTAGCTCAGATAGCACGCAGCCGATAGTGGATTTCCTAAAAACTAGTGGCTATCCCGCTAGGAACATCATCAACCATACGCCAATCGTCTTTGCAGAACTGCCGAAGAACGTTATTGCGAAACTTGCGACCAGACCCGACGTTGATATGATTTACAGAGAGGTCGATGACTATATTAATTCGCTGGATACATCAGCTCCAACCATTGGCGCGCCAGAAGTGTGGACCTCTGGATATAGCGGAGCCGGTATTACTGTAGGAATACTGGAGGATGACGGAGTAGATTTCGACAACGGATTTTTCAATCCCGGTGGTACTTACCTGAATCCTGGCAATCCTACAGGCGATCACGCTAGTGCCAATATAGGTAATCATGCAACTTATGTTGCAAGTATTGTAGCCAGTCAGGACCCCACATACAAAGGGATTGCTCCCGATGCCGCATTGCAGAGCATAAATACTCTGGCATTTGACGATCCTACCATTATTAATGCCATAGACAATTGGGCTATTCCACAAGGAGTGAATATCATTAATGCGTCATTTACTTCGCCAAGCGGGGGGCAGGTGGACCTGCTAAGCCGCTATTTTGACCATGTTGCGCTTACCAACTACAAAACCATTGTTGTCAGTGCCGGTAATATTGGTTCGATGCACGAGAACTACGTTGCGAACCCTGCCCTTGGTTACAACATTATAAGCGTAGGGAACTTCGTCAATAATGATACAACCAACTGGAGCGATGATGTCATAGAACCTGATTCCTGCTATCAAAATCCTCCAAATAGAGAGGTGCCTATTGTTGCAGCCCCTGGAACTGGTACAACAGCTCGTGGCCTTAATGGGGGGCTACCTACTCTGGGTGGAACCAGCGCCGCGGCTCCCCATGTGGCAGGAGAGGTCGCGTTATTGATGCAGCAGAAGTGGACTCTTAAATGGTGGCCTGAACTTACAAGAGCAGTTGTTATGACCTCCGCACTACACAATATTGAAGGTGATAGCAGACTAAGCGATAGAGATGGTTCCGGCGGTATTTCTGCCAAGTATGCCAGCCAAATATTGAGTGCTAATCATTTCGACAATGGGACATTCACCCAAACCAATTTTCCTGTGGGCACAAATAAGGATTATTTAGTGAATGTAAACGCAGGTGATCGAGTCAGAGCAACCATCTGCTGGGATGCGCATCCAGCAGCCACCTTACCTTACGACTACCCTTCTCCAGCACTATCAGCGGATTTTGATATGTATGTCTATGCTCCTGATGGGACTTTCTGGGCTTTTTCTGCTTCTTCATACAATAGCTACGAGATTGTTGATTTCAATGCAGCCGTTTCCGGTCAATACACTATTAGAATCCACAACTTCAGCATGTCGAGCACAGACGAGTATTATGGCTTCGCCTGGGATGCGAGAGCACCGTTGCATACTTTAACAACTCATGTCAGTCCTTTTCTTACTGGGACAGTGGAGCAAGTCCCTTTTTTGAGCGGTGCTTACGATCAGGGCGCAGTGGTCAATGTTACAGCTCACCCCGCTGCCAACTACCACTTTGTTAACTGGACGGGCGATACGGGCACAATTGCTAACCCCAATTCGGCCAATACCACCATTACGATGAACGGGGACTACACTATCACTGCCAACTTTGCTATCAACACGTATACCGTTTCCGCCTCAGTTTCCGGAGGCCACGGTTCGGTCAGTCCAACCAGCCAGAATATCAACCATGGCAGCAGCGCCACCATAAACATCACGCCTGACACCGGCTATCACATTGCCACCATCACCGATAACGGAGTCTCCCAGACCATTGTCAATCCTTACGTCATCTACAATGTCACAGCCGCCCACAGTGTGGCGGTCACCTTTGCCATCAACACCTACACCCTGACTTACACGGCAGGGGCCAACGGTTCCATCTCGGGCAGCAGCCCTCAGACGGTCAACTATGGAAGCAGCGGGACAGCGGTCACCGCAGTTCCCGCTACCGGATACCATTTTGTCAACTGGAGCGATAGCTCCACCGCTAACCCGCGGACGGATACCAATGTCACGGCAAACATAACGGTCACTGCCAACTTTGCTTTCGATATTCCTCCAAATAGTCCCCCAGTAGTCACCGACATCCCCAATCAAACCATTATCGAAGGCAACGCGTTTGCTGTCATTAATCTCGACGACTATGTAGCGGACCCCGACAACTCGGATTCTCAGATAACCTGGACCTGTTCTGGCAATGTCGAATTAACAGTGAGCATCACGAACCGGGTGGCGACCATCAGTGCCCCCGGCTCCGAATGGACGGGTTCCGAAACGGTAACTTTCCGAGCGACTGACCCCAGTGGTCTCTGGGATGAAGATCAAGCCACCTTAACCGTCGAAATCTGGGACCCATGGATGTACGATACGAATGCTAACGGAGTGATTGATAAGGACGAGGTGACTCAGGCCATGCTCGATTACTTGTTTAACGGCAAGATCACCAAAGAGCAGATGACCGACGTCATGATGCTGTATCTCTTCGGCGGTTAGGAAATTTGCCTCCAACAAAAGTATGAATGTTTCAATTTACACATTCATCAGGCTATGCTATAATTGAGCCTTGAAAAGGTAGAGTTGAGGTAAAGAATGCTACAAACGGAAAAGAAAGCAACCATCATTCAAGAATTTAAGATCAATGAAAAAGACACCGGTTCGGCCCCCGTTCAGATCGCTATCCTCACTGAGAGGATAAACCAATTGACCAGCCACATGAGAATTAACAAGCATGATTTTCATACCCAACGAGGGCTTATCAAAATGGTGGGGCGGCGGCGGCGTCTTCTGAAATACCTCAGAGCAAATGATCTTCAAAGCTATAAGTCGCTCATAAATACGCTCAAGATCAGAGAGAGTAACTAATACCCCAGGTATTGGCCGTAATAGTTAGAAAGGTTGTTAGATGTCAGGATTATCCGATTTTTCCCAGATCGACGTCGGGGGACATGAACTCATAATTGAGACCGGGAAGCTTGCTGAGCAAGCAGGTGGGGCAGTTACCGTCCGATACGGCGATACTGTAGCCATGGTCACAGCCTGCGTGGGCAATGCTCGGCTGCAGGAGGACAGAGACTTTGTTCCCCTCACCGTAGACCTTGAGGAAAGACTCTACGCCGCCGGCAGAATACCGGGAAGCTTCTTCCGAAGAGAAGGGCGAGCGGGGCAAGAATCCACCCTTACAATGCGACTGATAGATCGTTCGGTGCGCCCATTGTTCCCCAAGGGCTTTCGCAACGAGGTTCAGGTCATCGTCCACGTCCTTTCCGCAGACCAGGAGAATGACCCCGATATCCTTTCCATCGTCGGCGCTTCAGCAGCTTTGGGTCTCTCCGGTGCTCCTTTCGATGGCCCGGTAGGTGCGGTTCGAGTCGGTTACGTGAATGGCGATTTCGTCATTAACCCAACTTATGCCCAACTTGCCGAAAGCCAGCTTGATCTGGTGGTCGCCGGAACCAAAGAAGCGGTGATCATGGTAGAGGCAGGAGCCAAAGAGGTTTCGGAACAGGTTGTGCTGGAAGCCATCAAACTGGCCCAAGAGGCCAATTTCAAGATCATCGAAGGCTGCGAGAAATTCATAGAGGCACACAGAAAACCCCAGATAAAGTTTGAAGAGCCTCATTCGAATGAGCGGTTGCAACAAGAAGCAGAAACTGTAGCACGCAGCATATTCTCTGAAGGGCTTGAAAAGATAGATCGTGCTGAACGCCAGAAACGCGAAGCGATGGCACGGGAGAAGATGACAGAGCGCTTAGGCGATGCATGTTCAGCCGGAGAGATCAAAACAGCCATGGATGCCTGGGTGAAAAAAGAGATGCGCTCAATCATCCTGGAAAAGGGCGTTCGCCTTGCCGGCCGCAAGGTAACCGAGATCCGACCGATATCCTGTGAAGTCGGCCTCCTCCCGCGCACTCACGGCTCGGCGCTTTTCAGCCGTGGTCAAACTCAGGTGCTGACCATCACCACTCTGGGCTCCCTGAAGCAGGAACAGATGATTGATAGCATCAGCCCTGAGGAAAGCAAACGCTACATGCATCACTATAATTTCCCCCCCTTCAGTACGGGAGAAATAAAGAGATTAGGCACGGGAAGAAGAGAAATAGGACACGGAGCCCTAGCAGAAAGAGCACTCCTCCCGGTTATCCCCGATGAAGACGCTTTCCCCTATGCTATCCGGCTCGTTTCCGAAGTTCTCAGTTCCAACGGAAGCTCATCTATGGCCAGTGTATGCGGCAGCACGCTTTCCCTCATGGATGCCGGTGTTCCAATCAAAGCGCCTGTAGCAGGAATCGCTATGGGACTCATCACGGGCGAAGAGGGCAAGTTTGCCATCCTCACCGATATCGAAGGCGTGGAGGATTTCTTTGGCGATATGGATTTCAAGGTCGCCGGAACAGCCGATGGGATTACCGCCTTACAGATGGATATTAAGACGAGGGGCATGACATACGAAATCATTGAGGCAGGCCTCAAGCAGGCAAAGGAGGCACGCCTGTTTATCCTCGATCGAATGAAGGAAACGATCAGTGCCAGTCGTCCCACCGTTAGCGAACATGCACCTAAGATGACCAAGATCAAGATCAACCCGGATAAGATTCGCGATGTCATCGGTCCGGGCGGTCGGACGATAAGGTCCATAACAGAGCAAACCAACACCGATATCAAGGTTGAACAGGATGGAACGATCGTGATTGGCGCGCCCAACGAAGAAGCCGCTAAGAAGGCCATCAGTATCATCGAGAGCCTGACCATGGACCCTGAGATAGGGATGATCTATACCGGAAAGGTTACATCAACCACAGGGTTTGGCGCCTTCGTTGAAATCTTGCCGGGCAGGGACGGGCTGCTACACATCAGTGAACTGGCCAATTACCGCGTTGCTCAGGTTGAAGATGTAGTCTCAGTGGGCGACGAGGTTACTGTTATGGTTATCGGCATCGATCCCCAGGGTAAGATAAAATTATCCAGGCGTGCGCTGCTTGACCCTGCGGGGCCACAAGACAGGCCCCAAGGGAGCAGGAGCCCAGAGGGTGGTAATCCTGGCGGAGAAAACGCAGCGGAAAAGAGATTCAGCCGCCCGGGTAATGCCCCGCCTCCACACCACCCCGGCAGAAGACAGGAACCTCGCAGATAGAGGAAGGTGATTGGAACCGATAAAAGTCTTGGTGCATGGGGCTTTGGGGAAGATGGGACAGACGGTTGTCAACGCCGTTTGTAATGATCCTGATCTTCAGCTCACTGGAGCAGTAGATGCCCTTGCTAAGAATAGCACTCTGCAACTGCCCAACGGCACAGGCAGAATCCCTCTGTCCAGCGATCTTCAATCCCTGATCGGAACATCTGCCCCAGATGTCATGGTGGACTTTACGCAGCATGGGGTTGTCATGCCCGCAGCACGCATGGCAATAAAACACCGTGTCAGCCTCGTTATCGGGACTACCGGCCTTTCGCAAACGGACTTTGCTGAAATCGATACTCTCTCTCGAGCCAATGGGGTCGGCGCACTATTT
It includes:
- a CDS encoding polyribonucleotide nucleotidyltransferase, with protein sequence MSGLSDFSQIDVGGHELIIETGKLAEQAGGAVTVRYGDTVAMVTACVGNARLQEDRDFVPLTVDLEERLYAAGRIPGSFFRREGRAGQESTLTMRLIDRSVRPLFPKGFRNEVQVIVHVLSADQENDPDILSIVGASAALGLSGAPFDGPVGAVRVGYVNGDFVINPTYAQLAESQLDLVVAGTKEAVIMVEAGAKEVSEQVVLEAIKLAQEANFKIIEGCEKFIEAHRKPQIKFEEPHSNERLQQEAETVARSIFSEGLEKIDRAERQKREAMAREKMTERLGDACSAGEIKTAMDAWVKKEMRSIILEKGVRLAGRKVTEIRPISCEVGLLPRTHGSALFSRGQTQVLTITTLGSLKQEQMIDSISPEESKRYMHHYNFPPFSTGEIKRLGTGRREIGHGALAERALLPVIPDEDAFPYAIRLVSEVLSSNGSSSMASVCGSTLSLMDAGVPIKAPVAGIAMGLITGEEGKFAILTDIEGVEDFFGDMDFKVAGTADGITALQMDIKTRGMTYEIIEAGLKQAKEARLFILDRMKETISASRPTVSEHAPKMTKIKINPDKIRDVIGPGGRTIRSITEQTNTDIKVEQDGTIVIGAPNEEAAKKAISIIESLTMDPEIGMIYTGKVTSTTGFGAFVEILPGRDGLLHISELANYRVAQVEDVVSVGDEVTVMVIGIDPQGKIKLSRRALLDPAGPQDRPQGSRSPEGGNPGGENAAEKRFSRPGNAPPPHHPGRRQEPRR
- a CDS encoding S8 family serine peptidase, whose amino-acid sequence is MKLKLVASILLMICLLCSLASHVAKAQSGSESAQQAAIDYVLKTHKIPIERLTTIDHQLCTLDMVTKEQVHTVVVLDTQKYGTAYKLVVDSSGRVMDFTTYDAVITEHYQKKYGKLSPDLYDLLAVKSDDDLVKVGIWLKSDDRAIVTAVSAKYPEANLSHGRATTVIDANLYRQIETEMSEARKKASSDSTQPIVDFLKTSGYPARNIINHTPIVFAELPKNVIAKLATRPDVDMIYREVDDYINSLDTSAPTIGAPEVWTSGYSGAGITVGILEDDGVDFDNGFFNPGGTYLNPGNPTGDHASANIGNHATYVASIVASQDPTYKGIAPDAALQSINTLAFDDPTIINAIDNWAIPQGVNIINASFTSPSGGQVDLLSRYFDHVALTNYKTIVVSAGNIGSMHENYVANPALGYNIISVGNFVNNDTTNWSDDVIEPDSCYQNPPNREVPIVAAPGTGTTARGLNGGLPTLGGTSAAAPHVAGEVALLMQQKWTLKWWPELTRAVVMTSALHNIEGDSRLSDRDGSGGISAKYASQILSANHFDNGTFTQTNFPVGTNKDYLVNVNAGDRVRATICWDAHPAATLPYDYPSPALSADFDMYVYAPDGTFWAFSASSYNSYEIVDFNAAVSGQYTIRIHNFSMSSTDEYYGFAWDARAPLHTLTTHVSPFLTGTVEQVPFLSGAYDQGAVVNVTAHPAANYHFVNWTGDTGTIANPNSANTTITMNGDYTITANFAINTYTVSASVSGGHGSVSPTSQNINHGSSATINITPDTGYHIATITDNGVSQTIVNPYVIYNVTAAHSVAVTFAINTYTLTYTAGANGSISGSSPQTVNYGSSGTAVTAVPATGYHFVNWSDSSTANPRTDTNVTANITVTANFAFDIPPNSPPVVTDIPNQTIIEGNAFAVINLDDYVADPDNSDSQITWTCSGNVELTVSITNRVATISAPGSEWTGSETVTFRATDPSGLWDEDQATLTVEIWDPWMYDTNANGVIDKDEVTQAMLDYLFNGKITKEQMTDVMMLYLFGG
- the rpsO gene encoding 30S ribosomal protein S15, giving the protein MLQTEKKATIIQEFKINEKDTGSAPVQIAILTERINQLTSHMRINKHDFHTQRGLIKMVGRRRRLLKYLRANDLQSYKSLINTLKIRESN